Sequence from the Microbacterium sp. AZCO genome:
TAGGAGCACGCCATGCCCTCAGCAGTTGACCGCGAGAAGGCCCTCGAATCGGCCCTCGCCCAGATCGACCGGCAGTTCGGAAAGGGCTCCGTCATGCGACTGGGCAGCGACGAGCGCGCTCCGGTCGAGGTGATCCCCACGGGCTCCATCGCGCTCGATGTCGCCCTCGGCATCGGCGGTCTGCCGCGCGGCCGCATCATCGAGATCTACGGGCCGGAGTCGTCGGGTAAGACGACGCTGACGCTGCACGCGATCGCCAATGTCCAGCGCGCCGGCGGCATCGCCGCGTTCGTCGACGCCGAGCACGCCCTCGACCCCGACTACGCGCAGAAGCTCGGCGTCGACATCGACCAGCTCCTCGTCTCGCAGCCCGACACCGGTGAGCAGGCGCTCGAGATCGCCGACATGCTCGTGCGCTCCGGCGCCATCGACCTCGTCGTCATCGACTCCGTCGCGGCGCTCGTGCCCAAGGCCGAGATCGAGGGGGAGATGGGCGACTCGCACGTCGGCCTGCAGGCGCGCCTCATGTCGCAGGCGCTGCGCAAGCTCACGGGTGGCCTCAACCAGACCAACACGACGATGATCTTCATCAACCAGCTGCGCGAGAAGATCGGCGTCTTCTTCGGCTCGCCCGAGACGACGGCCGGTGGAAAGGCGCTCAAGTTCTACGCGTCGGTCCGCCTCGACATCCGTCGCATCGAGACGCTGAAGGACGGCGCTGACGCCGTCGGAAACCGCACGCGCGTCAAGGTCGTCAAGAACAAGATGGCTCCGCCGTTCAAGCAGGCCGAGTTCGACATCCTGTACGGCGTGGGCATCTCGCGCGAGGGCAGCCTCATCGACTTCGGCGTCGAGCACGCCATCGTCAAGAAGTCCGGCGCCTGGTACACGTACGACGGCGAGCAGCTCGGCCAGGGCAAGGAGAACGCCCGCAACTTCCTCATCAAGAACGAAGACGTCGCGGCCGAGATCGAGTCGAAGATCAAGTCGAAGCTCGGCATCGGCGTTCCGCGCGGAGCCGAGACGCCCGCCGAAGACGAGCTGGCCAAGCGCCGCCCGGCGTGATGTTTCGACGTCGCTCGACAACCGTGTTTCGACGTCGCTCAACAACCGTGTTTCGACGTCGCTCAACAACCGGGGTGAGCCATGCGTAGCGGGGGCGAGCACGAATCGCTCGCCCCCGTCATCCCCCTCTTCGGTGGAGCAGTGCCCGAGCATCCGGAGGGCGTGTCGGATCACGTCGTGCCTGACGGCGGCTCCGGCGTGGAGGAATCGGCCTCGTCCGACCCATCGTCGGGCGAGGGATCGTGGCACCCGACCTGGGCAGCCGACCGTCCCGGCGCCGCCGAGGACGCGGTCGACTCTCCGGGTGTCGAGCTGGCGGAGAAGGCGCTGCTGAAGAAGCTGCGGACGCGATCGCTGTCGCTGTCGGAGGCGCGGGGCGTGCTCCGGGAGCACGACCTCGACGAGGTCGCCGTGGAGAGCGTGCTGGCGTCGCTCGAGGAGTACGGCTACCTCGACGACGCCGCGCTCGCCGAGCAGCTGATCCACGCGGGAGTCGACCGCAAGGGGCAGGGGCGCCAGGCGATCGCTCAGACGCTCGCCAAGCGCGGCATCCCTCGCGACGTGGCCGACGCCGCGCTGGCGGCGCTCCCCGACGACGACCTCGAGCGTGCTCTCGAGTTCGCCCGCGGCAAGGTGCGGTCACTGACGAGCGTCGACCGCGACACCGCCCTGCGACGGCTGAGCGGGCAGCTGGCTCGGCGCGGCTACGGCGGGTCGCTCGCGATGACGGCGGCGCGCATCGCGCTCGATGAGCGGTCTGCTCCCTCGAGCGGCGTCCGTTTCCGCTGATCCGTTTCGCGGCGCGCGGCGAACGGGTCGGGGCCGTCTGCGAGGTTCGCTTCGGCCGACCTTATCGGCGGTTCGCCTGTCCCGTCGCGAGCGGCGGCGCCCACAGAACCCGCGCATGTCGCGGCTCGTAGAATGTCACCATCATGACTTCCCCCTCCTCCTCCCCGACGCTCATCGCGCCGTCGCCTGCCGCGACCGGCGTGGACGGGCGGGTGCGCACGTACGAGGTGCGCACATTCGGCTGCCAGATGAACGTGCACGACTCCGAGCGACTCTCGGGCTCGCTCGAGAGCGCGGGTTACGTGCGGGCCGAGCTCGGCGCCGAGGCCGATGTGGTCGTCATCAACACCTGCGCGGTCCGTGACAACGCCGCGGGCAAGCTCTACGGCACGCTCGGTCACCTCAAGTCGCGCAAGGACCACCACGAGGGTATGCAGATCGCGGTCGGTGGCTGCCTCGCCCAGATGGACAAGGACGCCGTGCAGCAGAAGGCGCCCTGGGTCGACGTCGTCTTCGGCACCCACAACATGGGATCGCTGCCGAGCCTGCTCGAGCGTGCGCGTCACAACGGCGAGGCGGAGCTCGAGATCCTCGAGTCGCTCGAGGTCTTCCCGTCGACGCTCCCCACCAAGCGCGACTCCGTTTACAGCGGCTGGGTGTCCATCTCGGTCGGCTGCAACAACACCTGCACCTTCTGCATCGTGCCGAGCCTCCGCGGCAAGGAGAAGGACCGCCGACCCGGCGACATCCTGAACGAGATCCGCCTGCTCGTCGACGACGGCGCGATCGAGGTCACGCTGCTCGGCCAGAACGTCAACTCGTACGGCGTCGAGTTCGGCGACCGTCAGGCGTTCGGCAAGCTCCTTCGCGCGGCCGGCGAGATCGAGGGACTCGAGCGCATCCGATTCACGAGCCCGCACCCGGCCGCGTTCACCGACGACGTCATCGAGGCGATGGCCGAGACGCCCGCCGTCATGCCCCAGCTGCACATGCCGCTGCAGTCGGGGAGCGACCGCATCCTCAAGGCGATGCGTCGCTCCTACCGCAGCGAGCGGTTCCTCGGCATCCTCGATCGCGTGCGCGAGAAGATGCCCGACGCCGCGATCACGACCGACATCATCGTCGGCTTCCCCGGCGAGACCGACGAGGACTTCGAAGAGACGATGCGGGTCGTCGAGGCATCCCGCTTCTCGAGCGCCTTCACCTTCCAGTACTCGATCCGTGAGGGCACGCCCGCCGCCACGATGCCGGACCAGGTGCCGAAGGCCGTGGTGCAGGAGCGCTACGAGCGACTCATCGCGCTTCAGGAGCGCATCTCGCTCGAAGAAAACCAGAAGCAGCTCGGACGTGAGGCGCAGGTGCTCGTCTCGATGGGCGAGGGCAAGAAGGACGCCGAGACGCACCGCCTCACCGGCCGCGCCGAGGACAACCGGCTCGTGCACTTCGAGGTGCCGGCCGGCTCCGTCGTGCCGCGTCCCGGTGACGTGGTGAGCGTCACCGTCACCCACGCGGCGCCGTTCCACCTCCTCGCCGATGCGACCGACGGTGAGCCGCTGCGCATCCGCCGCACCCGCGCAGGCGATGCGTACGAGCGCTCCCTCGCCGAGTCCTGCGCCGTCCCGGCACCCTCAGGCGACGGGTCCTCGGCGGGACAGAAGCGCAGCGTGTCGCTCGGGCTGCCCACGCTCCGCGTCGGCGTCTGACCGCGGTGGCGGCGAGTCCCGCGGTCTGGGCCGTCGTCGGAGCGACGGGCACCGGCAAGACGGCGCTGTCGCTCGACCTCGCAGAAGCCCTCGCGGCGCGTGGCCGACCGGCCGAGATCGTCAATGCCGACGCCATGCAGCTCTACCGCGGGATGGACATCGGCACGGCCAAGCTCCCCGAGAGCGAGCGGCGCGGCATCCCGCACCACCTCTTCGACGTGCTCGCGGTCACCGAAGATGCCGCGGTCGCCTGGTATCAGGATGCCGCTCGCGACGCGATCCGCGGCATCCACGCGCGGGGCGCCGACGCCGTGCTCGTGGGCGGCTCGGGCCTCTACGTGTCGAGCGTGCTCTTCGACTTCCGCTTCCCGCCGCGCGACCCCGAGGTGCGCGCGCGCCTCGAAGCGGAGCTCGACGAGCTCGGCCCCGGCGTGCTGTTCGAGCGGCTGCGTCACGCCGACCCGGCTGCCGCCGAGCGCATGGACCCGCGCAACGGCCGTCGCATCGTGCGCGCCCTCGAGGTCATCGCACAGGGCTCGCAGACGCACGGCGCGGCGCTCCCCGACGAGCCCGTGCCCTGGCATCCCGACACCCGGATCGTCGGCGTCGGAGTGCCTCGCGACGAGCTCGTCGTGCGACTCGACGACCGTGTCGAGGGCATGTGGCGCGAGGGGCTGCTCGACGAGGTCGCGGCGCTGCGCGAGCAGGGCCTCGAACAGGGCGTCACGGCGCGTCGCGCGATCGGGTACGCGCAGGCGCTGGCCGAGCTCGCGGGGGAGCTGGGCGAGCCCGAGGCGATCGCGCAGACACAGCAGCTGACCCGTCGGTATGCGCGCCGCCAGGTGTCGTGGTTCCGCCGCTACGCCGGCGTCACCTGGGTGGAGCCGGGGCACCCCGCCGCCCGACTCGTGGAGGAGGACGCATGATCACGGTGAGGCCGTTCGAGGTGGGCGAAACCGACGCCGTCGTCGCGCTGTGGCATGCGGCGGGGCTGACGCGACCGTGGAATGACCCGCACCGCGACATCGAGCGGAAGCTCGCCGTGCAGCCCGAGCTCTTCCTCGTCGCCGTCGACGATGACGACCTCGTGGGGACCGTCATGGCCGGCTACGACGGACATCGCGGCTGGCTCTACTACCTCGCGACGGCTCCCGAGCGCCGCGGCGAGGGCATCGCGCGGCGGCTCGTCGTCGAGGCGGAGGAGCGGCTCCTCGCCATGGGATGCCCCAAGGCGCAGCTCATGGTCCGCCCCGACAACGCGGGCGCCCGCGGCCTCTACAACGCCCTCGGGTACGAGCCCTTCGAGACGTGGGCGACGGGCAAGCGGCTCATTCCCGACGCCTGAGAGGCACGGCTCGCGCTTCCCGGGCCACCCTAGAATCGGAGGATGCCGCAGACCATCCCGTTCACGAAAGGTCACGGCACGGGCAACGACTTCGTGATCGTGCCCGACCCCGACGGGGTCCTCAACCTGAGCGACGATCAGATCGCCGCGCTGTGCGATCGCCGCTTCGGCATCGGCGGCGACGGTGTGCTCCGGGTGGTGCGCTCGGCCGCGGTCGACGAGGGCGACGAGGCCGCCGAGTGGTTCATGGACTACCGCAACGCCGACGGCTCGAAGGCGGAGATGTGCGGCAACGGCATCCGCGTCTTCACGCGGTACCTGCTCGAGACGGGGCTCGCGTCGCTCGACGGCGGCGACCCGCTGCCGATCAGCACCCGGAACGGCGTCCTTCCGCTCACGCGCAGCGACCTCGGCTTCGAGGTCGACCTCGGTCGCTTCCGCGTGGAGGAGGACGAGACGCTCGTCCGCGCCCGCGGCCTCTCGGTGCCCCGGCCGGGCCTCGGCATCGACGTCGGCAATCCGCACGTCGTCGTCGCGCTTCCCGCCGACGAGGAGCTGGACGGACTCGACCTGACCGCGAAGCCGCTGCTGCAGCCCGAGCCGCCGCGCGGGGCGAACGTCGAGTTCGTGGTGCCGGCCGACCCTCTCGTGCGAGACGGCGTCGGCGCGATCCGCATGCGGGTCTTCGAGCGCGGAGTGGGCGAGACGCTCAGCTGCGGCACCGGCGTGGCGGCCTCGGCGCTCGCCGTGCGGCACTGGGCAGGGCCCGCCGCGCCCGATCGCTGGACCGTCGATGTTCCGGGCGGACGCCTCGGCGTGCGCGTCGCCGACGTCGCGGGCGAGCCCCACGTGTTCCTCTCGGGCCCCGCGACACTCGTGTTCACGGGCGAGGTCGCGCTCGCCTGACCCGGCAGCCGCAGACTCGGGATGCCGGCATCCCGACCCATCGGCCCAGGAGGCGCGGCGTCAGGGCAGCCGCACCGGCTCCGTGCGCGGCGTGCCGTGCCGGCGCACCTTGAGCACGCGGAAGCCGCGACCCGTCGCGGCGCGATGCACGCTGTAGCCGTCGTCGAAGGTCGCGGCGAGCCAGCGCTGCAGCGAGTCCGACCCGAGGTTCCGCTGCACGACGAGCCACGCATCGGAGCGCTCGTCGAGGCGGGGGATCCAGCGTTCGAGCAGGCCGTGCAGCTCGTTCTTGCCGACTCGGATCGGCGGATTGGAGCGGATGGTCCGGAAGGTGACGTCGTCGGGAACATCGTCGGGCAGCGCGGCGTTGACATTGTGGAGGCCGAGCGCCTCGGCGTTGCGGCGAACGAGGTCGAGCGCTCGCTCGTTGACGTCGACCGCCCACACCGTGGCGTGCGGCGCGTCGAGCGCGACGCTCAGCGCGATCGGACCCCAGCCGCAGCCCAGATCCAGCAGATGTCCGCCGTGCGGCGGCGGGGGAGTGTTCGCCAGGAGCACCGCCGCCCCCGCGTCCACGTGGTCGGGGCTGAAGACGCCCCCCGCCGTCGTGACCTCCAGGTCGCGACCGGCGAGCTGCACGCGGATGCGACGGAGATTCTCGGAACTGGAGGGCGACGCGCTGAAGTAATGGTCGCCGCTCATCGCTCACGAGCGTAGCGGAGAGGCTTCGGTCCGCGGGAGGGGCGGAGGCCTCCCCGCGACGGAAAAGCGTAGAGTTTACGGATTGCCCTGGGGCCTGGCAACCCACTCACCGTGGGGGCCGGACATCAGGCATCCCGGAAGGAACACATGACAGACACCACCACCCCTCAGAGCACCGAATCCACGCCCGTCGACCCCGTCGACCCGGTGGATCGGGTGCTTTCGCGTGCGGACGCACGCTCGGGCGTGCGGGTGTTCGGCGCGGCGCAGGCGCTTCAGGACGAGACGACGATCTCGCGCGCCGACACCGACGGCGAGCAGTGGGACCGCGAGGAGCGCGCCGCGCTGCGTCGCGTTCCCGGCCTGTCCACGGAGCTCGAGGACGTCACCGAAGTCGAGTACCGGCAGCTGCGACTCGAGAACGTCGTGCTCGTGGGCGTGCACCCGCAGGGTGAGCAGGAGGACGCCGAGAACTCGCTGCGCGAGCTCGCCGCCCTCTCCGAGACCGCGGGCGCCGTCGTGCTCGACGGCGTGCTGCAGCGCCGTCCGCATCCCGATCCCGCCACCTATGTCGGCCGGGGCAAGGCCGAGGAGCTGCGCGACATCGTCGCCGCCGTCGGCGCCGACACGGTGATCGCCGACACGGAGCTCGCCCCCAGCCAGCGTCGTGCGCTGGAGGACGTTGTGAAGGTCAAGGTCATCGACCGCACGACCGTCATCCTCGACATCTTCAGCCAGCACGCCAAGAGCCGCGAGGGCAAGGCGCAGGTCGAGCTCGCACAGCTCGAGTACCTCCTTCCGCGTCTGCGCGGCTGGGGTGACTCGATGAGCCGCCAGGCCGGTGGCCAGGTCGGCGCGGGCGGCGCGGGAATGGGCTCGCGCGGTCCCGGTGAGACGAAGATCGAGCTCGACCGCCGCCGCATCCGCACGAAGATGGCGCAGCTGCGCCGCCAGATCCGCGACTTCGCCCCCGCGCGCGACGCCAAGCGCGCCGAGCGCAAGCGCAACACGATCCCCGCCGTCGCGATCGCCGGGTACACCAACGCCGGCAAGTCGTCGCTCCTCAACCGGCTGACGCGCGCCGGCGTGCTCGTCGAGAACGCGCTGTTCGCGACGCTCGACACGTCCGTGCGACGCGCCGAGACGACGGATGGCCGCGTGTACACGCTGACCGACACGGTCGGCTTCGTGCGCAACCTGCCGCATCAGCTCGTCGAGGCGTTCCGCTCGACGCTCGAGGAGGTCGGCGACTCCGACGTCATCCTGCACGTCGTCGATGCATCCCACCCCGATCCGGGCGCGCAGCTCAAGACCGTGCGCGACGTCATCGGCGATGTCGGTGCGCGCGACACGCGTGAGCTCGTGGTCTTCAACAAGGCCGATCTCGTGACGGACGACGAGCGAATGCTGCTGCGCGGCCTCGAGCCGGACGCGCTGTTCGTCTCGTCGCGCACGGGCGAGGGCATCGACGAGCTGCGTGCCGCGATCGAGGCGGCGCTGCCGCTCCCCGAGGTCGAGGTGCGCGCCGTCGTGCCGTATGACCGCGGAGACCTCGTCTCGGCGATCCACGAGACGGGACACCTCGTGTCGCAGTCGCACGAGGCGGAAGGGACGGCGGTGCACGCGTACGTGTCGCCGCGTCTCGCGGCCGACCTCGCGCCGTTCAGCCTCTGACGCCTCTCACCGCATCGGGTCGAAGCGCCGTGATGAGGCGGATGCCGCAGCATCCGTCCTGATCCCCGCGCTTGACCCGATTCCGCCGCGGGCTACGACAGCTCGAGCGGCGGAACATCCGGCGTCTCGAACCCGAAGACCGCGCCCAGGAAGGCGATCTCCTTCTCGAGCGCGTCGACGACGGTCTCGGCCTTCCGGAAGCCGTGGCCCTCGCCCTCGTAGACCACGTACGAGTGCGGGATGCCGCGCGCCGCGAGTGCGTCGCGGATCGCCTCCGACTGCGACGGCGGCACGACCTCGTCCTCGGAGCCCTGCAGCAGGAGCACGGGCACCCGGAAGCGCTCGGGGCGGCTGAGCGGCGACCGCTCGACGTACAGCCGCTCCGCCCGGGGGAGCGGGCCGATGAGCCCGTCGAGGTAGTGCGCCTCGAAGTCGTGCGTCTCCTCCGCCAGCATGCGGGCATCGCCCACGCCGTAGCGCGAGATGCCGGCGGCGAAGACGTCGGCTGCCACCAGCGCCGCCAGCACCGTCCACCCGCCGGCCGAGCCGCCCTCGATCACGAGACGCGCCGCGTCCGCTCGCCCCTCCGCCGCAAGGCCCGCAGCCGCGACCGCGACGTCGTCGACGTCGACCACGCCCCACAGGCCCCGCAGGCGCTCCCGGTAGTCGCGCCCGTAGCCGGACGAGCCGCCGTAGTTGACGTCGAGCACGCCGATCCCGCGGCTCGTGAAGTAGGTGATCTTGCCGGATGCCGCACCCCCGACGTGGGCCGTGGGTCCGCCGTGCACGAAGACGACGTAGGGCGGCAGCTCGCCGGCGGGTGCGTGAGCCGTGGGGTTCGTCGGAGGGTAGTCGAAGGCGTGGACGGGTCCGTGCGGGCCGTCGAAGGTCACGGCGCGGGGGCGCGGCATCCATTCCTCTGCCCAGGGCGCGTCGGAACCGGCGACGCTTTCGGCGCCGCCGGAGTCGATGTCGACGAGCCACACGGCGGGCGGCGAGGAGGCGCCGGAGCCCGACACCAGGACCCGCGTGCCGGAGACGTCCTCGATCGACGTGTTGGCGACGACGTCGACCTCGATCGTGCGCACCTCGCCGCTGTCGGGGTCGATGACGACCACCTCGTCGGCGCCGTTCGTGCGGACGGCCACGATGCGGCCATCGTCGAGCGGCGCGAACCAGCGCGTTCCGAGCACCCACAGCGGTCCGCCGGTGTCGGCGTCGCCGGGAGCGACGTCCTCGTGGTCGAGGCCGAAGTCCAGGCGGAGGCGCCAGATGTTCCAGCGCCCGGTGGCATCGTCGGCGTAGAGGAGGTCGTCCGCGTCGACCCATGTCGGCTGAAGCGCCGCGGTGGTGCCGGACGTGACCGCGGTCCACTCCGCCACGATGCCGCCTTCGAGACGCCCGACGCGCAGCTCTGTGCGGTCCCAGGGCATGTCGGGATGGTTCCAGGCCACCCAGGCGAGATGGCGGCCGCCCGGCGAGAGCGCGGGCTGCGCGACGAAGTCGCTCTGCGCCGTGAGCGACACGACGCGCCACAGCCCCGAGGTCGCGACCGCGACGATGTCGCGTCGCGGCGCCCGGCCCTCGTGATGAGATTCGCGGATCGCGAGCAGCCGGCCCTCCTGCCACGTCAGGCCGCCGAACCGGACCCCCTCGTCCGGCGGTGTGAGCGGTCGCGGCGGCTCGCCGGGTGTGACGGCCCAGATGCGCTGATCGGCCTTCTCGACGAAGTACAGGATGCCGTCGTCCGACGCCGTCCACACGCCGCCGCCGTACTCGTGCACGCGGGAGCGGGCGCTCCAGGGCGGCGGGAGGAGCTCTTCCACGCGCCCGCCGGGCTGGCGGCGACGCACGGTCGTGCGTCCGCCCTCCTCGGGGACGCTCTCGCCCCACCAGATCTCGTCGCCGACGAAGCGTGCTCCGTCGAGGCGTGGTGAGGCCGCCGAGACGGCCGCTGCGGTGACGGGGGAAGGCCAGGATCCGTAGGGGAGCTCACGGCTCATGACCCCCACCGTACGCCGGAATCGGCATCCCTATCGACATATGCCTTCTGGGCTATCGACCTCGAAACACACCGTCACACGGTCGCGCCGGCCGTGCCCGCTCGTCTACCGTGGTCGAATCGTCGCCTGGCTGACCCCGGGCGTGGAGCGACAGCCGAGCCCGGCACCCGCCCGCGATGACCCCGCCCCTCCTCGTGAGGCGAGCGCGGGCCGCGGCCGACCGGCCTCCCTGTCCCTCTACCGAAGTGCACGTCATGACTGCAGCTGTGCGCACCGCCGACGCGGTGCCGTTCTCGTTCGAGATCTACCCGCCGCGCTCCGACGCCGCGACCGCAGCGCTGCACGAGACGATCCGTCATCTCGCCGACGCGGGACCCCGCTTCATCTCCGTCACATACGGCGCAGGTGGGTCGACCGGCGGACGCTCCCTCGAGCTCGTGCGGCACATCCGCGAGACGACCGACGTCGAGCCGCTCGCGCACCTCACGTGCGTCGGCACGACCTATGCGGACGCCGCGCGCCTCATCCGCGAGTTCCTCGACGCCGGCATCACGAGCTTCCTCGCCCTCCGCGGCGATCCTCCGCTCGGCGCGACGGAGGACGACGCCTTCCTGGGCGACCTCGAGACGGCGGCGCAGCTCGTGCAGCTCATCCATCGTGTCCAGGCGGAGCGCTCGCCGTACACCGAGTGCCCCATCCCCGGCGTGCCGGGCGCCGCGCGCGTCGATCGCCGCCGCAAGGCGGAGATCTCGGTCGCCGCCTTCCCCAACGGGCACCCCCGGTCGCGGCATCCGCACGAGCACATCGACGCGCTGCTCGCGAAGCAGGCGGCCGGTGCGACGTCGGCGATCACGCAGCTCTTCTTCCACGCCGACGACTATCTCGGCTTCGTCGAGCAGTCGCGCGCCGCGGGGGTCGTCATCCCCATCCTCCCCGGCATCATGCCGATCGTCTCGCCCGCCCGTCTTCGCCGCGTGCTCGAGCTGACGGGGGAGCAGCTGCCGACGGGCCTCGCCGCCGCCCTCGACGCCGAGCCGACGGCCGAGGGCCAGCGCGCCGTCGGCATCGCCCACGCCGTGGAGCTCGCCCGCGAGGTCGTCGCGGGCGGTGCCCCCGGCATCCATCTGTACGCGTTCAACCATCACGAGACCGTTCTCGAGGTGCTCCGCGAAGCCGGCGCCCTCGTCCCTTCCGAACTGGAGGCCGCACGATGACCGACACCACCTTCCCGACCGGGACGATCCTCGGCTATCCCCGCATCGGGCGCCGACGCGAGCTCAAGCGCGCCGTCGAGGCGCACTGGGCGGGAAAGCTCACCGAGGCCGAGCTCGAGGCGTCGACGGCCGAGCTGCGCCGCGCGACGCGCGAGCGCCTCGCGGCTCTGGGCCTCGGCCGCGACGATTCCTCGATCCCCGAGTCGTTCTCGTATTACGACCAGGTCCTGGATGCCGCGACAGCGGTCGGCGCGCTGCCGGAGCGTTTCGCCCATCTGCGCGACGAGGACGGCACCATCGGCCTCTCCGCGTACTTCACCGCCGCCCGCGGAGAGGCCGAGCTCGCGCCGCTCGAGCTGACGAAGTGGTTCGACACGAACTACCACTACCTCGTGCCCGAGATCGGGCCCGAGACCGCGTTCGCGCTGTCGACCGACCGCTTCGCGCGCCAGGTCGCGGAGGCCCGTGCCGACGGCGTCACGACCCGCCCCGTGATCGTCGGACCCGTCACGCTCCTCGCCCTCGCGAAGGCGTCAGAGGTGGCCCCCGCGGGCTTCTCGCCGCTCGACCGGCTGGACGATCTGCTGCCCGTCTACGGCGAGCTGCTCGCGGCGCTGCGCGCGGCGGGCGCGGAGTGGGTGCAGCTCGACGAGCCCGCGCTCGTGAGCGAGAGCCTGCCCGTCGGCGCCGACCTGCTCGCGGCCGCCGCGGCACGCGCCTACGACGTGCTCGGCGGCGGCGAGGACCGCCCCGCGATCCTCGTGGCGGCGCCGTACGCCCAGCTGACGACGGCCTCCTGGCGCGCGCTCGCGGCGGCCCCGGTCGAGGCGCTGGCCCTCGACCTCGTCCGCGGCGCCGTGCCTGCCCCGGTCGCCGGACTCGCGGGCAAGACGCTCGTCGGCGGTGTCGTCGACGGCCGCAACGTGTGGCGCGGCGATCAGGCCGGCGCCTGGACGACGCTCGAGCAGCTGGGCGCGCTCGGTGCAGCCGCCGTCGCAGCCGGCACGTCGACGTCGCTGCAGCACGTGCCGCACGACGTCGCGGAAGATCCGCAGCTCGACGCGCGGCTCGTGTCGTGGCTCGCCTTCGCCGACCAGAAGGTGGGACAGGTGGTCACCCTCGCGCGGGGTCTCGCCGAGGGACGCGACGCCATCGCCGCGGATCTGGCAGCGGCATCCCTCGCCCTCGAAGACCGCCTCTCGGCCCCCGGCGTCCGCGACGGCGCTGTGCGGCAGCGTGCGGAGGCCCTCGGGACGTCGGACTTCGATCGGGGCGACTACGAGGCCCGGGTCGCAGCCCAGGAGGCGGCGCTCGGCCTGCCCGTGCTGCCGACGACGACGATCGGGTCATTCCCGCAGACGGGCGACATCCGCCGGTTCCGCGCGCAGCACGACCGCGGCGAGCTCTCGACCGCCGAGTACGAGAATCTGCTACGGCTGGAGATCGCCTCGGTGATCGGGCTGCAGGAGGAGCTCGGACTCGACGTGCTCGTGCACGGCGAGCCGGAGCGCAACGACATGGTGCAGTACTTCGCCGAGAACCTCGACGGGTTCGCGGTCACGCGCAACGGCTGGGTCCAGTCCTACGGTTCCCGTGCGACGCGCCCGTCGATCCTGTGGGGAGACGTCTCGCGTCCCGCTCCCATCACGGTGCGGTGGTCGCAGTTCGCACAGTCGCTCAGCGACCGTCCGGTCAAGGGCATGCTGACGGGACCGGTCACGATCCTCGCCTGGTCCTTCGTCCGCGACGACCAGCCGCTCGCCGAGACGGCCAACCAGGTCGCACTCGCCCTCCGCGACGAGATCGCCGATCTCGAGGCCGCCGGCATCGGCATCGTGCAGGTCGACGAGCCGGCCCTGCGCG
This genomic interval carries:
- a CDS encoding GNAT family acetyltransferase; the protein is MITVRPFEVGETDAVVALWHAAGLTRPWNDPHRDIERKLAVQPELFLVAVDDDDLVGTVMAGYDGHRGWLYYLATAPERRGEGIARRLVVEAEERLLAMGCPKAQLMVRPDNAGARGLYNALGYEPFETWATGKRLIPDA
- a CDS encoding methyltransferase; this encodes MSGDHYFSASPSSSENLRRIRVQLAGRDLEVTTAGGVFSPDHVDAGAAVLLANTPPPPHGGHLLDLGCGWGPIALSVALDAPHATVWAVDVNERALDLVRRNAEALGLHNVNAALPDDVPDDVTFRTIRSNPPIRVGKNELHGLLERWIPRLDERSDAWLVVQRNLGSDSLQRWLAATFDDGYSVHRAATGRGFRVLKVRRHGTPRTEPVRLP
- the recA gene encoding recombinase RecA yields the protein MPSAVDREKALESALAQIDRQFGKGSVMRLGSDERAPVEVIPTGSIALDVALGIGGLPRGRIIEIYGPESSGKTTLTLHAIANVQRAGGIAAFVDAEHALDPDYAQKLGVDIDQLLVSQPDTGEQALEIADMLVRSGAIDLVVIDSVAALVPKAEIEGEMGDSHVGLQARLMSQALRKLTGGLNQTNTTMIFINQLREKIGVFFGSPETTAGGKALKFYASVRLDIRRIETLKDGADAVGNRTRVKVVKNKMAPPFKQAEFDILYGVGISREGSLIDFGVEHAIVKKSGAWYTYDGEQLGQGKENARNFLIKNEDVAAEIESKIKSKLGIGVPRGAETPAEDELAKRRPA
- a CDS encoding regulatory protein RecX — its product is MRSGGEHESLAPVIPLFGGAVPEHPEGVSDHVVPDGGSGVEESASSDPSSGEGSWHPTWAADRPGAAEDAVDSPGVELAEKALLKKLRTRSLSLSEARGVLREHDLDEVAVESVLASLEEYGYLDDAALAEQLIHAGVDRKGQGRQAIAQTLAKRGIPRDVADAALAALPDDDLERALEFARGKVRSLTSVDRDTALRRLSGQLARRGYGGSLAMTAARIALDERSAPSSGVRFR
- the miaB gene encoding tRNA (N6-isopentenyl adenosine(37)-C2)-methylthiotransferase MiaB encodes the protein MTSPSSSPTLIAPSPAATGVDGRVRTYEVRTFGCQMNVHDSERLSGSLESAGYVRAELGAEADVVVINTCAVRDNAAGKLYGTLGHLKSRKDHHEGMQIAVGGCLAQMDKDAVQQKAPWVDVVFGTHNMGSLPSLLERARHNGEAELEILESLEVFPSTLPTKRDSVYSGWVSISVGCNNTCTFCIVPSLRGKEKDRRPGDILNEIRLLVDDGAIEVTLLGQNVNSYGVEFGDRQAFGKLLRAAGEIEGLERIRFTSPHPAAFTDDVIEAMAETPAVMPQLHMPLQSGSDRILKAMRRSYRSERFLGILDRVREKMPDAAITTDIIVGFPGETDEDFEETMRVVEASRFSSAFTFQYSIREGTPAATMPDQVPKAVVQERYERLIALQERISLEENQKQLGREAQVLVSMGEGKKDAETHRLTGRAEDNRLVHFEVPAGSVVPRPGDVVSVTVTHAAPFHLLADATDGEPLRIRRTRAGDAYERSLAESCAVPAPSGDGSSAGQKRSVSLGLPTLRVGV
- the dapF gene encoding diaminopimelate epimerase — encoded protein: MPQTIPFTKGHGTGNDFVIVPDPDGVLNLSDDQIAALCDRRFGIGGDGVLRVVRSAAVDEGDEAAEWFMDYRNADGSKAEMCGNGIRVFTRYLLETGLASLDGGDPLPISTRNGVLPLTRSDLGFEVDLGRFRVEEDETLVRARGLSVPRPGLGIDVGNPHVVVALPADEELDGLDLTAKPLLQPEPPRGANVEFVVPADPLVRDGVGAIRMRVFERGVGETLSCGTGVAASALAVRHWAGPAAPDRWTVDVPGGRLGVRVADVAGEPHVFLSGPATLVFTGEVALA
- the miaA gene encoding tRNA (adenosine(37)-N6)-dimethylallyltransferase MiaA; the encoded protein is MAASPAVWAVVGATGTGKTALSLDLAEALAARGRPAEIVNADAMQLYRGMDIGTAKLPESERRGIPHHLFDVLAVTEDAAVAWYQDAARDAIRGIHARGADAVLVGGSGLYVSSVLFDFRFPPRDPEVRARLEAELDELGPGVLFERLRHADPAAAERMDPRNGRRIVRALEVIAQGSQTHGAALPDEPVPWHPDTRIVGVGVPRDELVVRLDDRVEGMWREGLLDEVAALREQGLEQGVTARRAIGYAQALAELAGELGEPEAIAQTQQLTRRYARRQVSWFRRYAGVTWVEPGHPAARLVEEDA